A genomic region of Pseudoalteromonas piscicida contains the following coding sequences:
- a CDS encoding ABC transporter ATP-binding protein, with protein MTIALNIKGLKKVYSNGVEAVKGIDLEVQEGDFFALLGPNGAGKSTTIGVIASLVNKTQGSVEVFGHSIDTHLEDAKSNLGLVPQEFNFSQFETLNQILVTQAGYYGVPRDVAHQRAEKYLKQLGLFEKKDKQARTLSGGMKRRLMIARALMHEPKLLILDEPTAGVDIELRRSMWDFLREINKQGVTIILTTHYLEEAELLCRNIAIIDKGTIVEHTTIKALLAKLDKETFVLDLKPPMQPVALDGYQFTTVDDHTIEVEVAKSQGLNGVFTQLTEQGNQVLSMRNKANRLEELFVGLLEQGRGA; from the coding sequence ATGACAATAGCACTGAACATCAAAGGGTTAAAAAAAGTTTATAGTAACGGCGTCGAAGCCGTTAAAGGTATTGATCTCGAAGTTCAAGAAGGGGACTTCTTCGCATTGCTTGGTCCAAATGGGGCGGGTAAATCTACCACGATAGGGGTTATTGCCTCTTTGGTGAATAAGACCCAAGGCAGCGTCGAGGTTTTTGGTCATAGTATTGATACTCATTTGGAAGACGCTAAGTCGAACTTAGGTTTAGTACCACAGGAGTTCAACTTTAGCCAATTCGAGACGCTAAACCAAATTCTAGTGACTCAGGCGGGCTATTATGGTGTGCCAAGAGACGTAGCGCACCAGCGAGCCGAGAAGTATCTCAAGCAGCTGGGATTATTTGAGAAAAAAGATAAGCAAGCTCGCACGTTATCCGGCGGTATGAAGCGTCGCTTGATGATTGCAAGAGCATTGATGCATGAGCCTAAGCTTCTTATTTTGGATGAACCTACCGCTGGTGTGGACATTGAACTACGCCGTTCTATGTGGGACTTTTTACGTGAAATTAATAAGCAAGGCGTAACGATCATACTCACAACACATTACTTAGAAGAGGCAGAGCTGTTGTGCCGTAATATTGCGATTATCGATAAAGGCACGATTGTTGAGCACACGACCATCAAGGCATTACTCGCAAAGTTAGACAAAGAAACGTTTGTACTTGATCTTAAGCCGCCCATGCAGCCTGTGGCACTCGATGGTTACCAATTTACCACCGTTGATGACCATACTATTGAGGTAGAAGTAGCTAAGTCGCAAGGGCTCAATGGGGTGTTCACACAGCTCACAGAGCAAGGTAATCAAGTATTAAGTATGCGTAACAAAGCTAACCGTTTAGAAGAGTTGTTTGTTGGCTTATTGGAGCAGGGGAGAGGGGCATAA
- a CDS encoding ABC transporter permease, translated as MLKYGVALKSIWIKECIRFLRIWVQTLVPPAITMTLYFVIFGSLIGSRIGEMGGFSYMEFIVPGLIMMSVITNSYSNVASSFYSTKFQKSIEELLVAPVPNYIIVLGYMGGGMARGMLVGLIVTIVSLFFVDIQIHNLAVIVITVILTSAVFALGGLINAVFANSFDDISIIPTFVLTPLTYLGGVFYSITLLPEFWQGVSQVNPIIYMVNAFRFGFLGVSDVDIGVAFTVLGIFICGLFWLSLHLIKRGVGLRH; from the coding sequence GTGTTGAAATATGGCGTCGCGTTAAAAAGTATTTGGATAAAAGAGTGTATTCGGTTTTTACGTATTTGGGTGCAAACCTTAGTACCGCCAGCGATCACCATGACACTTTATTTTGTGATATTTGGCAGTTTAATCGGCTCGCGCATTGGTGAGATGGGGGGCTTTAGCTACATGGAGTTTATTGTACCTGGCTTAATCATGATGTCGGTGATCACCAACTCCTATTCTAATGTTGCCTCGAGTTTTTATTCCACCAAGTTTCAAAAGAGCATTGAAGAACTACTCGTTGCACCTGTGCCTAACTATATTATTGTACTTGGCTATATGGGCGGTGGTATGGCGCGAGGCATGCTGGTCGGGCTTATTGTTACTATCGTCAGTCTGTTTTTTGTGGATATTCAAATTCACAACCTAGCGGTTATCGTCATCACGGTTATTTTAACGTCAGCCGTATTTGCATTAGGCGGTTTGATCAATGCGGTGTTTGCCAACAGTTTTGACGATATTAGTATTATTCCGACTTTTGTGCTGACACCTCTGACTTACCTTGGTGGTGTATTTTACTCAATCACATTACTGCCGGAGTTTTGGCAAGGTGTGTCGCAGGTAAATCCAATCATTTATATGGTAAATGCCTTCCGTTTTGGCTTTTTAGGTGTTTCGGACGTTGATATTGGCGTCGCCTTTACGGTATTAGGTATATTTATATGTGGTTTATTTTGGTTGTCACTGCACTTAATTAAACGCGGTGTTGGACTAAGACACTAA
- the trmB gene encoding tRNA (guanine(46)-N(7))-methyltransferase TrmB, with protein MTEANSRSITTNQQGLHEKLDEIVTKHLTAEFKKPIAAHTQSAFDEVNARVQAFNGPIILDSCCGVGESTANLAKRHPDALVIGIDKSAHRLDKHDVEYKQTEQGQYILVQADLNDFWRLALEADWQPTHHYLLYPNPWPKAKHIQRRWHGSAVFPFIVKLGGKLELRSNWDIYVQEFARALALSGVDAEVEAYESNEAITPFERKYWASGQSSTRLVVTL; from the coding sequence ATGACAGAAGCAAACTCTCGTAGTATCACCACTAATCAACAAGGGCTACACGAAAAGCTCGATGAAATCGTTACTAAGCATCTAACCGCTGAGTTTAAAAAACCCATTGCGGCACATACACAAAGTGCTTTCGATGAGGTTAACGCACGAGTGCAGGCCTTTAATGGACCGATTATTTTGGACTCATGTTGTGGTGTTGGTGAAAGTACTGCAAATTTGGCGAAGCGACATCCTGATGCCTTGGTAATTGGCATCGACAAGTCTGCGCATCGACTAGATAAACACGATGTTGAATATAAACAAACGGAACAAGGCCAATATATTTTGGTGCAAGCCGATCTCAATGACTTTTGGCGATTAGCGTTGGAAGCCGATTGGCAGCCAACTCACCATTATTTGCTGTATCCTAATCCGTGGCCGAAAGCTAAACATATTCAAAGACGCTGGCATGGTAGCGCGGTGTTCCCCTTTATCGTCAAGTTAGGTGGTAAGTTGGAGCTGCGCAGTAATTGGGATATTTATGTACAAGAATTTGCCAGAGCTTTGGCGCTTAGCGGCGTTGATGCTGAAGTGGAAGCCTACGAAAGTAATGAGGCTATTACACCCTTTGAGCGTAAGTATTGGGCAAGTGGTCAATCAAGTACCCGGTTAGTCGTAACGCTTTAA
- a CDS encoding EAL domain-containing protein, which produces MNTRSIAQPLKAKSRQPTAKATQLLGLTGYTSRLPVAWLVLASFIFLAALSIYVIANYYDTRRDIMARIDAQLINAATSANVIVGKKYHESPEHITPAEFKQKSHALTELARALNVEYVYTMVLKPPYVHFTASSYTREDLKLNRLTRYQDVYSEASITLKSAFHSTEPVFEIAKDKWGHFKSVFIPFVLPDGTTYIAGADLTIHDLESRLQESVMDAAIDASFFFVMFLVVVSLYFMYYKKTLTTDSRTGFGNRIALEQALKYSKSQHLCLSVVWVKELEDIISFYGTEVGDNVMAKVMSYFSEFTHPFEVYRLTTSKIALVTSIENGEHYLANLTESFPCAKPIYDAPHLYVNLCAGVAKGNCSLLLENAFLALRQAQQQNTQVCYFDSQLQINPQQQSKNLHLTRLLQSACESDRIIPFFTPRKACHDHADIQYHCTARVLNERGAIIDAEHFYPVMKQPKLRAQISMKLLELCVTRFRKSNHAWSMQLSHSEISDAEYFEYISQILRRYPQPQLITFEFNETDVLKNFSDMSLMMQSLKAKGANVAVTGVNSGFLTINRILKLPLDAICLEASICENLDEDEMLLSSIEYLASHCNAKRIDLIVPCVATSKQAKQLEAAGVARLEGSWIGKASGHL; this is translated from the coding sequence ATGAATACTCGGAGTATCGCTCAACCACTCAAAGCTAAATCTAGGCAGCCTACAGCAAAAGCAACTCAGCTTTTAGGGCTCACAGGTTACACTTCACGACTCCCAGTTGCTTGGCTCGTTTTAGCCTCTTTTATCTTTTTAGCTGCCCTATCGATTTATGTTATCGCCAACTATTACGATACGCGCCGCGATATCATGGCGAGGATCGACGCCCAGTTAATCAATGCAGCCACCAGCGCCAACGTCATTGTAGGTAAAAAATATCACGAGTCACCAGAACACATAACCCCTGCCGAATTTAAGCAAAAAAGTCATGCCCTCACAGAGCTTGCCCGTGCTCTAAATGTTGAATACGTCTATACCATGGTGCTTAAGCCACCTTATGTGCACTTTACCGCGTCCAGTTACACCCGAGAAGATCTTAAACTCAACAGACTTACACGTTATCAAGATGTTTATTCCGAGGCTTCGATTACCCTAAAAAGCGCCTTTCACTCTACCGAACCTGTGTTTGAAATCGCCAAAGACAAATGGGGTCACTTTAAAAGTGTATTTATTCCTTTTGTACTACCCGATGGCACTACTTATATAGCAGGTGCTGACTTAACCATTCACGATTTAGAAAGTCGGTTACAAGAAAGTGTAATGGATGCCGCCATTGACGCTAGCTTCTTCTTTGTGATGTTTTTGGTTGTCGTGAGCTTGTACTTTATGTACTACAAGAAGACCTTAACAACAGATAGTCGCACCGGATTTGGCAACCGAATCGCCCTTGAGCAAGCACTTAAATATTCTAAATCGCAACACCTATGCTTAAGCGTGGTGTGGGTTAAAGAGCTTGAGGATATCATTAGCTTCTATGGCACGGAAGTCGGCGATAACGTGATGGCAAAAGTCATGAGTTACTTTAGCGAATTTACCCATCCGTTTGAGGTTTATCGCCTTACTACCTCTAAAATTGCACTAGTTACCAGTATCGAAAACGGTGAGCATTATTTGGCGAACTTAACCGAGTCATTCCCTTGTGCAAAACCCATATACGACGCGCCGCATTTATACGTTAATTTGTGTGCGGGTGTTGCTAAAGGCAATTGCTCGCTGTTACTTGAAAATGCCTTTCTCGCGCTACGTCAGGCTCAACAGCAAAATACCCAAGTGTGTTATTTTGATTCTCAGCTACAAATAAATCCTCAGCAACAATCAAAAAATCTCCATCTCACCCGGTTACTGCAAAGCGCGTGTGAATCAGACCGCATCATTCCTTTCTTTACGCCGCGTAAAGCTTGTCATGATCATGCTGACATTCAGTACCATTGCACGGCACGCGTCCTTAACGAGCGTGGCGCTATCATCGACGCCGAACATTTTTACCCAGTGATGAAGCAACCAAAACTCCGCGCCCAAATTAGCATGAAGCTACTTGAGTTATGCGTCACCCGTTTTCGTAAATCAAACCATGCTTGGAGCATGCAATTAAGCCACAGTGAAATCTCGGATGCGGAATATTTTGAATATATCAGCCAGATCCTACGCCGTTACCCGCAGCCGCAGCTCATCACATTTGAGTTTAATGAAACAGATGTGCTCAAAAACTTTAGCGATATGAGCTTAATGATGCAGTCGTTAAAAGCAAAAGGTGCAAATGTTGCGGTAACGGGTGTGAATAGCGGTTTTCTTACCATCAACCGGATCTTAAAACTCCCACTAGATGCCATTTGTTTAGAAGCCAGTATTTGTGAAAACTTGGATGAAGATGAGATGCTGCTGAGCTCTATTGAATATCTTGCAAGTCATTGTAATGCCAAGCGGATCGACTTGATTGTACCCTGTGTTGCCACCAGCAAACAGGCAAAACAATTGGAAGCAGCAGGCGTTGCAAGATTAGAAGGTAGCTGGATAGGAAAAGCAAGCGGCCATCTTTAA
- the panP gene encoding pyridoxal-dependent aspartate 1-decarboxylase PanP, with the protein MGPKRCAVASEESLMRIFTVPEAPDSTLSRIEQEISSNLAGFLNENIAAIEKPLHEVEKDFQSAVIPEVPMFVSDYAQDIMEQLVAHSVHTAAPSFIGHMTSALPHFVLPLSKLMVGLNQNLVKIETSKAFTPLERQVLGMMHHLVYGSDDAFYDKWMHSAKTSLGAFCSGGTIANITALWIARNRLLKADGEFKGIGASGIVAAMLHYGYRGLAVLVSERGHYSLGKAADVLGIGRDNFISIKTAGNNKVDVDVMRAKAHELEAQGIKVLALVGVAGTTETGNIDPLEEMADLAEELNCHFHVDAAWGGATLLSNNNRHLLKGVERADSITIDAHKQMYVPMGAGMVLFKDPAASDAIEHHAEYILRKGSKDLGSHTLEGSRPGMAMLVHACLRVIGRQGYEMLIDKGIEKARYFAELIKQTPDFELISEPELCLLTYRYVPEQIKAAIAQADEQEKIEIYAALNRFTASMQKRQREAGRSFVSRTRLTPEQYDRQPTVVFRVVLANPLTSESLLKEIMDEQRQLAMSDPVFKKYLAKYIK; encoded by the coding sequence ATGGGTCCAAAGCGTTGCGCCGTTGCGTCTGAAGAAAGCTTAATGCGTATATTTACCGTGCCTGAGGCGCCTGATTCAACTTTAAGCAGAATCGAGCAAGAAATCTCGAGCAATTTGGCTGGCTTTTTAAATGAGAATATTGCGGCAATCGAAAAGCCACTGCACGAAGTTGAAAAAGACTTTCAGTCGGCGGTGATCCCCGAAGTGCCGATGTTTGTCTCAGACTATGCGCAAGATATCATGGAGCAATTAGTTGCCCACTCAGTGCATACCGCAGCCCCAAGTTTTATTGGGCATATGACATCAGCTTTACCGCATTTTGTGTTGCCTCTGTCGAAGTTGATGGTGGGACTCAATCAGAACCTAGTCAAAATTGAAACGTCAAAAGCCTTTACTCCACTTGAACGTCAAGTGTTGGGAATGATGCATCACTTGGTTTACGGCAGCGATGATGCTTTCTACGATAAGTGGATGCATAGCGCAAAAACGTCACTTGGTGCTTTTTGTTCTGGTGGCACAATTGCCAATATAACCGCGCTTTGGATAGCAAGAAACCGCTTATTAAAAGCGGATGGTGAATTTAAGGGCATTGGTGCATCGGGTATTGTGGCCGCGATGCTTCATTATGGCTACCGAGGATTAGCGGTATTAGTTTCTGAAAGAGGCCATTATTCACTAGGTAAGGCCGCAGATGTGCTAGGTATTGGCCGCGATAACTTCATATCAATCAAAACAGCTGGCAACAATAAGGTTGATGTTGATGTCATGCGAGCTAAAGCTCATGAGCTTGAAGCACAAGGGATTAAAGTACTGGCTTTAGTTGGTGTTGCTGGGACGACCGAAACGGGTAATATTGACCCGTTAGAAGAGATGGCTGATTTAGCCGAAGAGCTCAATTGTCACTTTCATGTTGACGCCGCTTGGGGTGGAGCAACACTACTATCGAATAACAATCGCCACCTTCTTAAAGGGGTGGAGCGAGCAGATTCAATAACCATAGATGCGCACAAGCAAATGTATGTGCCTATGGGGGCGGGTATGGTGCTATTTAAAGACCCTGCAGCATCTGATGCAATCGAACATCATGCCGAATACATTTTACGGAAGGGCTCAAAAGATCTGGGTAGTCATACTTTAGAGGGGAGTCGTCCTGGTATGGCGATGTTAGTGCACGCATGTCTGCGTGTCATTGGTCGTCAAGGCTATGAGATGCTCATTGATAAAGGGATTGAAAAGGCACGGTATTTTGCTGAACTAATTAAACAAACCCCTGATTTTGAGCTGATCTCTGAACCTGAGCTATGTTTGCTTACTTATCGCTATGTACCTGAGCAAATAAAAGCGGCAATCGCACAAGCGGATGAACAAGAAAAGATAGAGATTTATGCCGCACTCAACCGTTTTACTGCAAGCATGCAAAAGCGTCAGCGTGAAGCGGGCCGCTCTTTTGTTTCTCGAACACGCTTAACACCAGAGCAATATGACCGCCAACCTACGGTAGTATTCCGAGTGGTTTTGGCAAACCCTCTGACATCGGAGTCTTTGCTTAAAGAAATCATGGATGAGCAACGACAATTGGCAATGTCAGATCCCGTATTTAAAAAGTACCTCGCAAAATATATTAAATAA
- a CDS encoding sensor domain-containing diguanylate cyclase, with protein sequence MLKNFSNVTQRLRRLSSQELDVSGTFQSFLIDLLDEGKLTLDVTRVSVWLFDDLDKPSELINVANTDWQGDELPVQLPALTYENFPAYFSAINSGQSIDANDAAADPRTSEFKECYLTPNHIVTMLDTVIFKNGIPHGVVCCEGNNGVRTWHKDEIAFAEMIADCCSRRLLVKELWQLQLQLTDMAFKDPLTGLSNRRFLMDNAKREISRHARFDHPFSMMMLDIDHFKKINDNHGHETGDLVLKSFAEICVNTLRLEDCMCRLGGEEFIVLLPNTPVNSAMVIAERLRQEIEQSVISTPSGKISITSSFGVAEVNTNLPFGHSLKAVDHAVYQAKAAGRNCVIPAQ encoded by the coding sequence ATGTTGAAGAACTTTAGCAATGTCACTCAGAGGCTTAGGCGGCTCAGTTCGCAGGAGCTTGATGTATCGGGAACATTTCAAAGCTTCCTGATTGATTTACTAGATGAAGGTAAGCTTACCTTAGACGTCACTCGGGTTTCCGTTTGGTTGTTTGACGATCTCGACAAACCTTCTGAGCTTATCAATGTTGCTAACACAGATTGGCAGGGTGACGAGTTACCAGTGCAATTGCCAGCCTTAACGTATGAAAACTTTCCCGCTTATTTTTCTGCAATCAACAGTGGTCAATCGATAGATGCGAACGACGCTGCCGCCGATCCCAGAACGTCCGAATTTAAAGAATGCTATTTAACCCCAAACCACATAGTAACCATGTTAGATACGGTGATCTTTAAAAATGGTATTCCTCACGGAGTGGTGTGTTGTGAGGGGAATAATGGTGTACGTACGTGGCACAAAGATGAAATCGCTTTTGCGGAGATGATTGCGGACTGCTGTAGTCGCCGATTACTGGTTAAAGAGTTATGGCAGTTACAGCTTCAGCTCACTGACATGGCGTTTAAAGATCCACTCACTGGATTGAGTAATCGACGTTTTTTAATGGATAACGCAAAACGTGAGATCAGTCGTCATGCACGCTTTGACCATCCATTTAGTATGATGATGCTAGACATAGATCACTTTAAAAAAATCAACGATAACCATGGTCATGAAACCGGTGACTTAGTGTTAAAAAGCTTTGCTGAGATCTGTGTAAATACCTTGAGGTTAGAAGATTGTATGTGCCGCTTAGGGGGTGAAGAGTTTATTGTGCTGTTACCTAACACGCCGGTAAATTCAGCGATGGTGATCGCCGAGCGCCTGCGACAAGAAATAGAGCAATCGGTTATCTCTACGCCATCAGGGAAGATCTCCATTACATCAAGCTTTGGGGTTGCCGAAGTCAATACCAATTTGCCTTTTGGTCACTCGCTAAAAGCCGTTGATCACGCGGTGTATCAAGCCAAAGCTGCAGGCCGCAACTGCGTGATCCCCGCGCAGTAA
- a CDS encoding transglutaminase-like domain-containing protein, translated as MKQFLVTTPLVDYQHSAIQSLIEAKGWQQLDTITAAEQIYNFVKDDIEFGYSETDTLTASQVLKQGYGQCNTKGTLLVALLRACDIPTRVHGFEIANDLKQGLIPTLLTWFAPKSIIHSWVEVYLEERWVELEGYIIDDGYLKQVQQQFSMAKNFTGFGISTPCLQQPDNRFSLNGAYIQKQSITRDLGLYTSPDALYLQHKNLTGIKQWLYAHCFRHWINQRVRRVRAGRFN; from the coding sequence ATGAAGCAATTTTTAGTAACTACCCCTTTAGTTGATTATCAACATTCAGCGATCCAAAGTTTAATAGAAGCAAAAGGTTGGCAGCAACTTGATACCATCACGGCAGCGGAGCAAATCTATAACTTCGTCAAAGACGACATCGAATTTGGTTATAGTGAGACAGATACACTAACTGCAAGCCAAGTACTTAAGCAAGGCTATGGACAATGTAATACCAAAGGAACGTTACTGGTTGCACTGCTACGAGCTTGTGATATTCCCACCCGAGTTCATGGATTTGAGATAGCCAACGATCTTAAGCAAGGGTTAATTCCTACCCTACTGACATGGTTTGCCCCAAAAAGTATTATCCATAGTTGGGTTGAGGTTTATTTAGAGGAGCGCTGGGTAGAGCTTGAAGGTTACATAATAGATGACGGCTACCTTAAACAAGTTCAGCAACAGTTCTCAATGGCAAAAAACTTTACTGGATTTGGTATTTCTACTCCCTGTTTGCAGCAACCCGATAATCGTTTTTCGTTAAATGGTGCATATATTCAAAAGCAAAGTATCACACGCGATTTAGGGCTTTATACAAGTCCAGATGCGCTTTATCTGCAACACAAAAATCTAACTGGCATCAAGCAATGGCTCTATGCACACTGCTTTAGACATTGGATAAACCAAAGGGTAAGGCGCGTCAGAGCCGGACGCTTCAACTAA
- a CDS encoding helix-turn-helix transcriptional regulator, with translation MLHLTPGIFASFVKDLNAACHSHHLIQINLPVSDCIAQVGDKTLFGPSVIAGGVEHSLKMTSGWVILVEPKSLYGKQLQGNNCAAIKINTAPNSNAKLAELIHIVGLTKLTKTDLDPRIDHVLAQLDACFSAQTCLKPSHFSANTIAESLYLSPSRFLHLFTEQVGIAWRPYVLWRRLICSVVAIQHGNNLTQAAMLAGFADSAHLSRTFKRQFGITPTETLKTQNTLD, from the coding sequence ATGCTGCACCTCACTCCGGGTATATTCGCTTCCTTTGTCAAAGACTTGAATGCCGCGTGCCATTCACATCACCTTATTCAAATCAACTTGCCCGTGAGCGACTGTATCGCACAAGTCGGTGACAAGACGCTATTTGGCCCGAGCGTAATTGCAGGCGGCGTAGAGCATAGCTTAAAAATGACCTCAGGATGGGTAATATTAGTCGAGCCAAAAAGCTTGTATGGTAAGCAACTACAGGGCAATAACTGCGCAGCAATCAAGATAAATACCGCACCAAATAGCAATGCCAAGCTTGCTGAGTTGATACACATAGTGGGACTTACCAAGCTAACGAAGACGGATTTAGATCCACGAATTGACCATGTATTGGCGCAATTAGATGCGTGCTTTAGCGCACAAACCTGCCTTAAACCCAGTCACTTCAGCGCCAATACGATTGCCGAGTCACTTTATCTCTCGCCAAGTCGCTTTTTACACCTGTTTACCGAGCAAGTGGGGATAGCATGGCGACCTTATGTGCTGTGGCGCAGGCTGATCTGCTCAGTTGTCGCCATACAACACGGCAACAACCTTACACAAGCAGCCATGCTCGCGGGGTTTGCAGATAGCGCTCATTTGAGCCGTACGTTTAAACGGCAGTTTGGCATTACACCGACTGAGACATTAAAAACACAAAACACTTTGGACTAA
- a CDS encoding manganese-dependent inorganic pyrophosphatase, whose amino-acid sequence MAMYVVGHKIPDSDSICGAIALAYLKNQIGEEAIPTRLGEVSPETQFILDRFGFEAPELKMSYAGENVYIVDHTEKTQAPDDIDKATVVGVVDHHKLGDLTTSTPLECWIRPVGCSNTIIKMMYDFYDVEIPANIAGIMMCAILSDTVIFKSPTCITADIKCVEALAKIAGVDDAKELGMEMFKVKSAVEDTPIRDLVMRDFKDFNMNGNLVGIGQLEVVDLAVFDKIKDELHADIAKLKEEGNRHSVMLLLTDIMKEGSQMLIASDDEAIIAKAYNVEPEASKVWLDGVLSRKKQVVPPLQDAFAG is encoded by the coding sequence ATGGCAATGTATGTAGTGGGTCATAAGATCCCTGATTCAGATTCAATCTGCGGTGCAATCGCACTTGCTTATTTAAAAAACCAAATTGGTGAAGAAGCAATCCCAACGCGTTTGGGTGAAGTCTCACCGGAGACTCAGTTTATTCTTGACCGTTTTGGTTTTGAAGCACCAGAGCTTAAGATGAGCTATGCTGGCGAAAATGTGTATATCGTTGACCACACTGAAAAAACGCAAGCACCAGACGACATCGATAAAGCAACTGTAGTTGGCGTAGTTGATCACCACAAACTAGGTGACCTTACAACCTCAACACCACTTGAGTGTTGGATCCGCCCTGTTGGCTGTAGTAACACGATTATTAAAATGATGTACGACTTCTACGATGTAGAAATCCCAGCAAACATTGCTGGCATCATGATGTGTGCAATCTTAAGCGACACAGTCATCTTCAAATCACCAACTTGTATCACTGCGGATATCAAATGTGTTGAAGCACTTGCAAAAATCGCAGGTGTTGATGATGCTAAAGAGCTTGGCATGGAAATGTTCAAGGTGAAATCAGCAGTTGAAGACACACCTATTCGTGACCTGGTCATGCGTGATTTCAAAGACTTTAACATGAATGGCAACCTTGTTGGTATTGGCCAGCTTGAAGTGGTTGATCTTGCCGTATTTGATAAGATCAAAGATGAACTACATGCCGATATCGCGAAATTAAAAGAAGAAGGTAATCGCCACAGTGTGATGCTACTACTTACTGATATCATGAAAGAAGGCTCACAAATGCTGATCGCTTCTGATGATGAAGCGATCATCGCAAAAGCATACAACGTAGAGCCTGAAGCAAGCAAAGTATGGTTAGACGGCGTACTGAGCCGTAAAAAGCAAGTTGTGCCACCATTGCAAGACGCATTCGCTGGTTAA
- the mutM gene encoding bifunctional DNA-formamidopyrimidine glycosylase/DNA-(apurinic or apyrimidinic site) lyase, whose product MPELPEVEVSRLGIQPYLEQHIIQSVKVHNGKLRWPVPEEVQLLEGEKVLAVKRRAKYLLIESKHGTAILHLGMSGNLRVVDNTEPLKKHDHVEIILASGKSLRLNDPRRFGAFLWQGTGEDHSVFEKLGPEPLTELFTAEYLFEKSRGKKQPIKQFVMDNHVVVGVGNIYANESLFKAGIHPKKEAGKISLKRYQLLTPIIKETLSAAIKQGGTTLKDFAQSDGKPGYFTQELLVYGRKGEPCVSCETPLKEIRLGQRSTVYCSKCQR is encoded by the coding sequence ATGCCTGAGTTACCAGAAGTCGAAGTGAGCCGTTTAGGCATTCAACCGTATTTAGAGCAACATATTATCCAAAGCGTAAAAGTACACAATGGTAAGCTGAGATGGCCCGTACCAGAAGAAGTACAATTGCTTGAAGGTGAGAAGGTGCTTGCGGTTAAGCGACGGGCAAAATATTTGCTTATCGAATCCAAGCATGGCACTGCGATTTTGCATTTGGGGATGTCAGGAAACTTACGTGTTGTTGATAATACTGAGCCGCTAAAAAAGCATGATCATGTGGAGATCATTCTGGCCTCAGGTAAGTCGCTCAGATTAAATGACCCGCGTCGCTTTGGCGCTTTTTTATGGCAAGGTACGGGCGAAGATCATAGCGTTTTTGAAAAGCTGGGTCCTGAGCCGTTGACCGAGCTTTTTACTGCAGAGTACTTATTTGAAAAAAGCAGAGGCAAAAAGCAGCCGATTAAACAATTTGTTATGGATAATCATGTGGTGGTTGGTGTGGGTAATATTTATGCCAATGAATCTTTATTTAAAGCGGGGATCCACCCCAAAAAAGAAGCTGGTAAAATTTCACTTAAACGCTACCAATTACTGACACCGATCATCAAGGAAACCTTAAGTGCAGCTATCAAACAAGGGGGAACGACACTCAAAGACTTTGCTCAAAGTGATGGTAAACCGGGTTATTTTACTCAAGAATTACTGGTGTATGGTCGCAAAGGTGAGCCTTGCGTAAGTTGCGAAACGCCATTAAAAGAAATACGCCTAGGGCAACGCAGCACAGTGTATTGCTCTAAATGTCAGCGCTAA